The Paenibacillus sp. FSL R7-0204 genome includes a region encoding these proteins:
- the ptsP gene encoding phosphoenolpyruvate--protein phosphotransferase — MNKISGIAASAGIAVARAFILEHPDYTITKTAVTDVDAELAKLKDALDKSRGELQTIKERTLAELGEKKAEIFESHLLILDDPELITPVMDKIREESVNADYALNEVATQFVEMFQNMKSAYLQERAADMRDVTKRVLNHLLGIHYVSPAEISEEVIVIALDLTPSDTAQLNRNFVKGFTTNIGGRTSHSAIMARSLEIPAVVGTKNVMSLVKAGDLVIVDGLSGDVLINPSEAEVAEYRAKQEAYDIQIAEWKKLRDEPTVSADGKHVELAANIGTPNDVTGVIENGGEGVGLYRTEFLYMGRDKLPSEEIQYNAYKTVLENMQGKPVVVRTLDIGGDKELPYLELPKEMNPFLGYRAIRLCLDRQDIFRTQLRALLRASAHGDLRIMFPMIATLGEFRAARDLLLEEKAKLREEGKEVSDSIQLGIMVEIPSTAVLADQFAKEVDFFSIGTNDLIQYTMAADRMNEQVAYLYQPYNPAILRLVKIVIDAAHAEGKWTGMCGEMAGDATAIPLLLGLGLDEFSMSATSILPARSQISKLSAADMKEMAAQALQLGTAEEVAALVQSRVN; from the coding sequence ATGAATAAGATTTCAGGAATCGCGGCTTCCGCAGGTATTGCAGTAGCCCGTGCCTTTATCCTGGAACACCCGGACTATACCATTACCAAAACAGCGGTCACGGATGTGGACGCTGAGCTTGCGAAGCTGAAAGATGCCCTGGACAAATCCAGAGGCGAACTTCAGACCATCAAAGAGCGTACCTTGGCTGAGCTTGGCGAGAAGAAGGCGGAGATTTTCGAATCCCATCTGCTGATCCTTGATGATCCTGAGCTCATTACCCCTGTAATGGACAAAATCCGTGAGGAATCGGTAAATGCGGACTACGCACTGAATGAAGTAGCTACTCAATTTGTGGAAATGTTCCAGAACATGAAGAGCGCATATCTGCAGGAACGTGCAGCAGATATGCGTGACGTAACCAAACGTGTGCTGAACCATCTGCTTGGCATTCACTATGTGAGCCCGGCTGAGATCAGTGAAGAGGTTATCGTTATTGCCCTGGATCTGACCCCATCGGATACAGCACAGCTTAACCGCAATTTCGTCAAAGGCTTCACCACCAATATCGGCGGACGGACTTCCCATTCGGCAATTATGGCCCGTTCCCTGGAGATTCCGGCGGTTGTGGGAACGAAGAACGTGATGTCGCTGGTCAAAGCAGGCGATCTGGTCATCGTGGATGGTCTGAGCGGCGATGTGCTGATCAACCCTTCGGAAGCTGAGGTTGCCGAGTATAGAGCGAAGCAGGAAGCTTACGATATTCAGATTGCTGAATGGAAAAAGCTCCGCGACGAGCCGACGGTATCTGCCGACGGCAAGCATGTAGAGCTGGCAGCCAACATCGGGACTCCGAATGATGTGACTGGCGTTATTGAGAACGGCGGCGAAGGTGTAGGTCTGTACCGCACCGAGTTCCTCTATATGGGCCGCGACAAGCTGCCTTCCGAAGAGATCCAGTATAATGCCTACAAGACTGTGCTTGAGAATATGCAGGGCAAGCCGGTTGTAGTGCGTACGCTGGATATCGGCGGAGACAAGGAGCTGCCTTATCTGGAGCTGCCGAAGGAAATGAACCCGTTCCTCGGCTACCGTGCGATCCGTCTCTGTCTGGACCGTCAGGATATCTTCCGCACCCAGCTGCGTGCCTTGCTCAGAGCAAGTGCCCACGGTGACCTGCGTATCATGTTCCCAATGATCGCTACCCTTGGTGAATTCCGTGCAGCCCGTGATCTGCTGCTGGAAGAGAAGGCCAAGCTGCGTGAAGAAGGCAAAGAAGTGTCCGACAGCATCCAGCTGGGGATCATGGTAGAGATTCCTTCGACGGCTGTACTGGCGGATCAGTTCGCCAAGGAAGTGGATTTCTTCAGTATCGGAACCAACGACCTTATCCAATATACAATGGCTGCGGACCGTATGAATGAACAGGTAGCCTACCTGTATCAGCCATACAACCCGGCAATTCTGCGACTGGTCAAAATCGTCATCGATGCTGCACACGCCGAAGGCAAATGGACCGGTATGTGCGGAGAAATGGCGGGGGATGCCACGGCTATTCCACTGCTGCTCGGTCTTGGCCTCGATGAATTCAGCATGAGCGCCACCTCCATTCTGCCAGCACGCAGCCAGATTTCGAAGCTGTCTGCGGCCGACATGAAGGAAATGGCTGCCCAGGCCCTGCAACTCGGCACGGCCGAGGAAGTAGCCGCACTGGTGCAATCCCGCGTGAATTAA
- a CDS encoding ABC transporter ATP-binding protein gives MELILDNIRKSFDGREVLKGIDFTFEQGKIYGLLGRNGAGKTSLFNCLSGEIQMDSGGAFLRRDEVSLPLLEEEIGYVFSLPILPDFLTGYEFVKFYMDINKGKIQADRTIEEYFDIIRFEEADRHRLIKGYSHGMKNKIQMLCFIISRPPLILLDEPLTSFDVVVALEIKKLLREMKQDHIIIFSTHILQLAADLCDELVILNNGTLREIPAETLHSPEFEEQIIALLKDEDHD, from the coding sequence ATGGAGCTTATACTGGATAATATACGCAAGAGCTTTGACGGCAGGGAGGTGCTGAAGGGGATTGACTTTACCTTTGAGCAAGGCAAAATATACGGATTGCTCGGCCGCAACGGCGCGGGGAAAACCTCGTTGTTCAACTGTCTGAGCGGGGAGATCCAAATGGATAGCGGCGGCGCTTTTCTGCGGAGAGATGAGGTGAGTCTTCCGCTGCTTGAGGAGGAGATCGGCTACGTATTCTCCTTGCCGATTCTGCCTGACTTCCTGACCGGTTATGAGTTTGTGAAGTTCTACATGGATATCAATAAAGGGAAGATCCAAGCGGACAGGACCATCGAGGAATATTTCGATATCATCCGTTTCGAGGAGGCGGACAGGCACCGTCTGATCAAGGGCTATTCCCACGGGATGAAGAACAAAATTCAGATGTTGTGCTTTATCATTTCCCGCCCCCCGCTGATCCTGCTCGATGAGCCGTTAACCTCGTTCGATGTGGTAGTGGCGCTGGAGATCAAGAAGCTGCTGCGGGAGATGAAGCAGGATCATATCATTATTTTCTCCACTCATATTCTGCAGCTGGCGGCCGATCTCTGCGATGAGCTGGTGATTCTGAATAACGGCACGCTGCGCGAGATTCCGGCGGAGACCCTGCACAGTCCGGAATTTGAAGAGCAGATTATTGCCTTGCTGAAGGATGAGGATCATGATTAG
- the ptsG gene encoding glucose-specific PTS transporter subunit IIBC, with the protein MFKKLFGVLQRVGKALMLPVAILPAAGLLLGIGNMLVNPDFLQYVPALENHTVQAIATVLMNSGQIVFDNLSLLFAVGVAIGLAGGEGVAGLAAIIGFLVMNVTMGTVVGVNAYVLTWKDFSYSSVLGIPTLQTGVFGGILVGILAASMYKRFFRIELPSYLGFFAGKRFVPIMTAVTSLMLGLALTIVWPPIQHGLNYVSQSMINTNLTLSAFIFGVIERSLIPFGLHHIFYSPFWYEFGSYIDKAGDLVRGDQRIFMQQLRDGVEFTAGTFTTGKYPFMMFGLPAAALAIYHESKPENRRIVGSLMISAALTSFLTGITEPLEFSFLFVAPLLFAVHAVFAGLSFMTMHLLNVKIGMTFSGGFIDYVLFGIIPNRTAWWLVIPVGLVLAVIYYFGFRFVIRKFNLKTPGREDASEDEDEVSLESVSKTGDDLPRNILSALGGKENITHLDACITRLRVEVKDKAGVDKNRLKKLGASGVLEVGNNVQAIFGTRSDTIKSQIQDVMNGRTPAAAPAAPKPEPEQQAGEQGEAIIPEDIVSPVNGELMDITEVPDAVFSQKMTGDGFAFLSEDGKIASPVYGKVFNVFPSKHAIGIMSDGGKEVLVHIGVNTVKLKGQGFTVLVEEGDLVAAGQPIMEVDLEYVKANAPSVISPVIFSNLPEGSSVTLKKPGRVVIGDKDIITIQ; encoded by the coding sequence ATGTTTAAAAAATTATTTGGCGTTCTGCAGAGAGTCGGTAAGGCGCTTATGCTGCCAGTTGCCATTCTGCCTGCGGCAGGCCTGCTGCTTGGAATCGGGAATATGCTGGTTAACCCGGACTTCCTGCAATATGTGCCTGCACTGGAGAATCATACTGTTCAGGCGATAGCCACAGTACTTATGAACTCCGGGCAAATCGTATTTGATAACCTCTCCCTGCTCTTTGCAGTCGGCGTAGCCATCGGGCTGGCCGGAGGAGAAGGTGTAGCCGGGCTTGCAGCGATTATCGGCTTCCTGGTGATGAACGTAACCATGGGTACGGTAGTGGGCGTCAATGCTTACGTGCTGACCTGGAAGGATTTCTCGTATTCCAGTGTGCTGGGGATACCAACCTTGCAGACTGGGGTGTTCGGTGGTATCCTGGTCGGGATACTGGCTGCGTCTATGTACAAAAGGTTCTTCCGTATAGAATTGCCTTCGTACTTAGGCTTCTTCGCGGGTAAACGGTTCGTACCGATTATGACGGCAGTGACCTCCCTGATGCTCGGTCTTGCGCTCACGATTGTGTGGCCTCCGATCCAGCACGGTCTGAACTATGTGTCACAGAGTATGATTAATACCAACCTGACGCTGTCAGCCTTTATCTTCGGGGTCATCGAGCGTTCCCTGATCCCGTTCGGTCTGCACCATATCTTCTATTCACCGTTCTGGTATGAATTCGGAAGCTATATTGACAAGGCGGGCGATCTGGTCCGCGGTGACCAGCGCATCTTCATGCAGCAGCTTCGTGACGGTGTCGAGTTCACAGCGGGTACATTTACAACCGGTAAATATCCGTTCATGATGTTCGGTCTTCCGGCAGCGGCTCTTGCGATTTACCATGAGTCGAAGCCTGAGAACAGACGAATTGTCGGAAGCTTGATGATCTCCGCAGCGCTGACCTCGTTCCTGACGGGGATCACCGAGCCGCTGGAATTCTCCTTCCTGTTCGTGGCTCCGCTGCTGTTCGCAGTCCATGCTGTGTTCGCAGGCTTGTCCTTCATGACCATGCATCTTCTTAATGTCAAAATCGGCATGACCTTCTCCGGCGGGTTCATCGACTATGTGCTGTTCGGCATCATTCCGAACCGTACCGCCTGGTGGCTGGTTATCCCGGTAGGTCTGGTACTGGCCGTGATTTATTACTTCGGGTTCCGCTTCGTTATCCGTAAGTTCAACCTGAAGACTCCTGGCCGTGAGGATGCCTCCGAGGATGAGGATGAGGTAAGCCTGGAGAGTGTCTCCAAGACTGGCGACGATCTTCCGCGCAACATTCTGTCCGCCCTGGGCGGCAAAGAGAACATCACCCATCTGGATGCCTGTATCACGCGTCTGCGGGTCGAAGTGAAAGACAAAGCGGGCGTAGACAAGAATCGTCTGAAGAAGCTTGGTGCTTCTGGTGTTCTTGAAGTGGGTAACAACGTACAAGCGATCTTCGGGACTCGTTCGGACACGATCAAGTCACAGATTCAGGATGTCATGAACGGCAGAACACCGGCTGCAGCCCCTGCTGCTCCGAAGCCGGAGCCTGAACAGCAGGCCGGCGAGCAGGGCGAGGCTATTATACCTGAGGATATCGTATCCCCGGTAAACGGCGAGCTGATGGATATTACAGAGGTTCCCGATGCGGTCTTCTCGCAGAAAATGACCGGTGACGGCTTCGCTTTCCTGTCCGAAGACGGCAAGATTGCTTCGCCGGTATACGGCAAGGTATTCAACGTGTTCCCTAGTAAGCATGCCATTGGCATCATGTCAGACGGCGGCAAGGAAGTCCTTGTGCATATCGGGGTCAACACTGTTAAGCTTAAGGGCCAGGGCTTCACAGTTCTGGTGGAGGAAGGCGATCTGGTAGCTGCCGGACAGCCGATTATGGAAGTGGATCTGGAGTATGTGAAGGCGAATGCACCTTCTGTTATCTCTCCGGTCATCTTCTCCAACCTGCCGGAAGGCTCCTCCGTTACCTTGAAGAAGCCGGGCAGAGTAGTCATCGGCGACAAGGATATCATCACTATTCAGTAA
- the glcT gene encoding glucose PTS transporter transcription antiterminator GlcT, which yields MSSITVGKVLNNNVIIAEHPQYAEVVVIGKGIGFNRKPRDRINLSSVEKMFILRSQEEQEQYKQLVPQVDEKLIEVVQEIVLHIMQSSRQTLNEHIHIALTDHISFAIRRSEQHMAIHNPFLYETREIYPEEYSLAEYAVERINEAMKVTLPPDEIGFVALHIVSALSNRHISEVKQHSQLIGDMVGLVEDNLEYRIPRDSLDYSRLVTHLRFVLERLRRGETVRETSSLDGLMKREYPEMYMLAWKLTKVIEQRVRIPVYPAEVSYLTIHLQRIAQKKEDEPELELPDNL from the coding sequence GTGAGCAGCATTACCGTGGGCAAGGTGCTTAATAATAACGTGATCATTGCCGAGCATCCCCAATATGCCGAGGTTGTGGTGATCGGCAAGGGGATCGGCTTCAACCGTAAACCGCGGGACCGGATCAATCTGTCCTCCGTAGAGAAGATGTTCATCCTGCGCAGCCAGGAGGAGCAGGAGCAATACAAGCAGCTGGTGCCGCAGGTGGACGAGAAGCTGATTGAGGTGGTCCAGGAGATTGTGCTGCATATTATGCAGAGCAGCCGCCAGACGCTGAATGAGCATATCCATATTGCTCTTACCGACCATATTTCCTTCGCGATCCGCAGAAGCGAGCAGCATATGGCTATTCATAATCCGTTTCTGTACGAGACCCGGGAGATTTATCCGGAGGAATACAGTCTGGCGGAATATGCAGTGGAACGGATCAATGAGGCGATGAAGGTGACGCTGCCGCCGGATGAGATCGGCTTCGTGGCCCTGCATATTGTCAGTGCGCTTAGCAACCGCCATATCTCCGAGGTGAAGCAGCATTCCCAGCTGATCGGGGATATGGTGGGGCTGGTGGAGGATAATCTGGAATACCGTATTCCGCGGGATTCACTGGATTATTCAAGGCTGGTGACCCATTTGCGGTTCGTTCTGGAACGTCTGCGCCGGGGAGAGACTGTGCGCGAGACCTCGTCCCTGGATGGACTAATGAAGCGGGAGTACCCCGAGATGTACATGCTTGCCTGGAAGCTCACGAAGGTGATCGAGCAGCGGGTGCGCATTCCGGTATATCCGGCCGAGGTCAGCTATCTGACGATTCATCTGCAGCGCATTGCCCAGAAGAAGGAAGATGAGCCGGAGCTGGAGCTGCCGGATAATCTGTAG
- a CDS encoding HPr family phosphocarrier protein: MQTTFRIIDEDGIHARPATALVNTATKFKGTEAFAEAKGKKVTLKSILGVLSLGLEAGDTLTLITEGSEEAEALNALQEVMVKEGLGEVHE, translated from the coding sequence ATGCAAACAACTTTCAGAATTATTGACGAAGACGGAATTCACGCACGCCCGGCAACAGCGCTGGTAAATACAGCTACAAAATTTAAAGGCACTGAAGCTTTTGCAGAAGCTAAAGGCAAAAAAGTTACCCTTAAATCCATCCTGGGCGTTCTGTCCCTGGGTCTTGAAGCAGGAGATACCCTGACCCTTATTACTGAAGGCAGTGAAGAAGCAGAAGCACTGAACGCGCTGCAGGAGGTTATGGTTAAAGAAGGGCTGGGAGAAGTTCATGAATAA